From the genome of Phyllostomus discolor isolate MPI-MPIP mPhyDis1 chromosome 12, mPhyDis1.pri.v3, whole genome shotgun sequence, one region includes:
- the LOC114510942 gene encoding zinc finger protein 235-like isoform X1, whose product MTKFQEAVMFKDVAVVFTEEELGLLDPSQRMLYQDVTLENLRNLISVGHWNQNDIETLHKVQLRYLLLENILCWQVWNQLLSKLTRKQDLIINLRSKVLDLPNQGDTSCQLCPGESIRKEEFPMKKVYLRESHNDQSRWQEGDGRCKVCECEHCVRRRTSGLHSDDQEVQELETFYSHNNCGKDFVKESLQYTVIHSEEYTSTENGKGISLSPRLELHQQLHLGAETHIHHEFGEGESYSSELCTAQSVHTEEKCKRSDECGEHVSQGSHQQIHQQVHTGEKPYKCVVCGRNFSQSSQLQVHQRTHTAEKPYKCAFCGRRFSRSSYLLDHQRVHTGGNPCKCAVCGKCFIYASSLHTHQRVRVGQKRYKCAVCGKNFSCSSFLQDYQQVHTGQKLYKCAGCCRSFGWMCSLQAYQRIHTGEKINKCAECGKSFSRNSNLKVHQRVHTGEKPYKCAVCGKSFSQNSSLQAHQRVHTGEKPYKCTVCGKNFKRNSYLQVHQRNHTVEKPCKCTVCGKTFSQNSSLQAHQRVHTGEKPYKCTVCQKSFSRTSYLQVHQQKHTGEKRFKCAVCEKSFSHSSKLQYHQRVHNGEKINKCAECGKSFTYYSTLQVHMRVHSGEKPYKCAACGNSFSQSSYLQVHQRVHTGEKPYKCAVCGKSFSHTSSLHAHQRVHTGEKPYKCDVCGKSFSRRSCLKDHHRIHTGEKSYKCVVCGKNFSRRSYLKIHHRVHTGEKPYICAVCGKSFSHTSSLHAHQRVHSGEKPYNCALCGKSFSQSSGLQVHQRVHTAEKPYKCAVCGKSFRYNSGLQVHQRVHTGEKPYKCAVWEEL is encoded by the coding sequence GACACTGGAACCAAAATGACATAGAGACTCTTCACAAAGTTCAATTAAGGTACCTTTTACTGGAAAACATTTTGTGCTGGCAAGTATGGAACCAACTTCTGAGTAAGTTAACCAGAAAGCAAGACTTGATAATAAACCTGCGAAGCAAAGTTTTGGATTTGCCAAACCAAGGTGATACCTCCTGTCAGTTGTGTCCAGGAGAATCTATAAGAAAAGAAGAGTTTCCCATGAAGAAAGTGTATCTGAGAGAGTCACACAATGATCAGAGTAGGTGGCAGGAGGGTGACGGCAGATGTAAAGTGTGCGAGTGTGAGCATTGTGTCAGGAGAAGGACCTCTGGTCTCCACAGTGATGATCAGGAAGTGCAGGAACTTGAGACATTTTATAGCCACAATAATTGTGGGAAAGACTTCGTGAAGGAATCATTGCAGTATACTGTAATCCACTCAGAAGAGTACACCTCTACCGAAAATGGAAAAGGCATCAGCCTAAGCCCCAGACTTGAGCTCCATCAGCAATTGCACCTGGGAGCAGAAACTCATATACATCATGAGTTTGGGGAGGGTGAGAGTTATAGCTCAGAGCTTTGCACTGCTCAAAGTGTTCACACAGAGGAGAAATGCAAAAGGAGTGATGAGTGTGGTGAGCATGTCAGTCAAGGTTCACATCAGCAAATTCATCAGCAagtccacactggagagaaaccctacaagTGTGTTGTGTGTGGGAGAAACTTCAGTCAGAGTTCACAGCTTCAAGTTCACCAGCGAACGCACACTGCAGAGAAGCCCTACAAATGTGCTTTTTGTGGTAGGAGGTTCAGTCGGAGTTCATATCTTCTAGACCATCAGCGAGTTCACACTGGAGGGAATCCGTGCAAATGTGCTGTGTGTGGGAAGTGCTTCATTTATGCCTCCAGTCTTCACACTCATCAGCGAGTCCGTGTGGGACAGAAACGCTACAAATGTGCTGTGTGTGGAAAGAACTTCAGTTGTAGTTCATTTCTTCAAGATTATCAGCAGGTTCACACTGGACAGAAACTTTACAAATGTGCCGGTTGTTGCAGGAGTTTCGGTTGGATGTGTAGTCTTCAAGCTTATCAGCgaatccacactggagagaagatCAACAAATGTGCTGAGTGTGGGAAGAGCTTCAGTCGGAATTCAAACCTTAAAGTTCACCAGCGAGTCCACACCGGAGAAAAACCCTACAAATGTGCTGTTTGTGGGAAGAGCTTCAGTCAGAATTCTAGTCTTCAGGCTCATCAGCGAgtgcacactggagagaaaccctacaaatgtaCTGTGTGTGGGAAGAACTTCAAACGTAATTCATACCTTCAAGTTCATCAGCGAAACCACACTGTAGAGAAACCGTGCAAATGTACTGTGTGTGGGAAGACCTTCAGCCAGAACTCCAGTCTTCAAGCTCATCAGCGAGtacacactggagagaaaccctacaaatgtaCAGTGTGTCAGAAGAGCTTTAGTCGGACTTCATACCTTCAAGTTCATCAGCAAAAGCACACTGGAGAGAAACGCTTCAAATGTGCTGTGTGTGAGAAGAGCTTCAGTCATTCCTCCAAACTTCAATATCATCAGCGAGTCCACAAtggagagaaaatcaacaaatgtgCTGAGTGTGGGAAGAGCTTCACTTACTACTCCACTCTTCAAGTTCATATGCGAGTTCACAGTGGAGAGAAACCTTACAAATGTGCTGCATGTGGGAACAGTTTCAGTCAGAGTTCATATCTTCAAGTTCATCAAcgagttcacactggagagaaaccctacaaatgtgCTGTGTGTGGGAAGAGCTTCAGTCATACCTCCAGTCTTCATGCTCATCAGAgagtccacactggagagaaaccctacaaatgtgATGTGTGTGGGAAGAGCTTCAGTAGGCGCTCATGTCTTAAAGATCATCACCgaatccacactggagagaaatcCTACAAATGTGTTGTGTGTGGTAAGAACTTCAGTAGGCGTTCATATCTTAAAATTCATCACCgagtccacactggagagaaaccctacatATGTGCTGTGTGTGGAAAGAGCTTCAGTCATACCTCCAGTCTTCATGCTCATCAGCGTGTTCACAGTGGAGAGAAACCATACAACTGTGCTCTGTGTGGGAAAAGCTTCAGTCAGAGCTCTGGACTTCAAGTTCATCAGCGAGTCCATACTGCagagaaaccctacaaatgtgCTGTGTGTGGCAAGAGTTTCCGTTACAACTCCGGACTTCAAGTTCATCAGcgagttcacactggagagaaaccctacaaatgtgCTGTGTGGGAAGAGCTTTAG